DNA from Bacilli bacterium:
TAGACTATCATTGCCATTTAAGTCCGCAGGAAATTTACCATGACAAGCAATTCCGCAATCTTGCCGAGGTTTGGCTGTACGGCGATCATTACAAATGGCGGGCGATGCGGGCGAACGGCGTTGCGGAATGTCTGGTGACAGGCGGCGAGGGCGTTTCCGATTACGATCGGTTTGTTGCCTGGGCCAAAACCGTGCCCGCTACACTCGGCAATCCGCTCTTTCATTGGTCCCATCTGGAATTGCAACGAATTTTCGGCATTGATGAGCTGATTAACGAGGAAAATGCGCCGCAAATTTGGGCAAAAGCCAATACCAAATTGAATGAGCCGGGTTTTTCCGTGCGCGATTTGATCCGGCGCGCCAACGTGGAAGTCTTGTGTACAACGGATGATCCGGCGGATTCGCTGGAATATCACGTAAAGCTTAAGGAAGCGGCCGATTTGGGATTTCGCGTCCTGCCTTCATTCCGCCCGGATAAAGCGCTGGAAATCAACCGCAAAACGTTTCTGCCGTGGATTAAAAGGTTGGGGGAAGCAGCCGGCGGGGATATTGCGTCGTATGCGGATCTGCTGCAGGCGCTCGACGCGCGTCTTGACTTTTTCCACCGTGTTGGCGGGCGAATTTCCGATCATGCGCTTGACTATGTGCCATATGCCGAAGCGACCGAAGCGCAGGCGGCGGAAGTTTTTGCCAAAGCGTTGCGGGGCGAATCGATCAGCCGGGAAGAAGAAAACCGGTACAAGACGTACACCCTGCTGTTCCTCGGCCGGCGTTATGCGGAATTGAACTGGACGATGCAGTTGCATATCAATGCGCATCGCAACAACAACACGCGGATGTTCGCCAAGCTGGGGCCGGATACCGGTTACGATTCCATCCATGATAATCTGATTGCCGAGCCGTTGACACGGCTTTTGGACAAACTCGATCAGGACGATGCCCTGCCGCGGACGATTTTATACTCGCTTAATGCCCGCGACAATGATGTGCTCGCTTCGCTCATCGGGAGTTTTCAGGGCGGCGGCATTCCCGGGAAAATGCAGTTGGGCGCGGCATGGTGGTTCAACGACACCAAAGGCGGCATGTTGAAACAGATGAACGCCTTGGCCGAAAACGGCTTGCTGAGCCGGTTTGTCGGTATGCTTACGGATTCCCGCAGTTTCCTCTCTTATACCCGCCATGAGTATTTCCGGCGCATTTTGTGCAGTCTCCTGGGCGAATGGGCG
Protein-coding regions in this window:
- the uxaC gene encoding glucuronate isomerase; its protein translation is MKQFLDDRFLLTNDTAVALFQNYAQNQPIIDYHCHLSPQEIYHDKQFRNLAEVWLYGDHYKWRAMRANGVAECLVTGGEGVSDYDRFVAWAKTVPATLGNPLFHWSHLELQRIFGIDELINEENAPQIWAKANTKLNEPGFSVRDLIRRANVEVLCTTDDPADSLEYHVKLKEAADLGFRVLPSFRPDKALEINRKTFLPWIKRLGEAAGGDIASYADLLQALDARLDFFHRVGGRISDHALDYVPYAEATEAQAAEVFAKALRGESISREEENRYKTYTLLFLGRRYAELNWTMQLHINAHRNNNTRMFAKLGPDTGYDSIHDNLIAEPLTRLLDKLDQDDALPRTILYSLNARDNDVLASLIGSFQGGGIPGKMQLGAAWWFNDTKGGMLKQMNALAENGLLSRFVGMLTDSRSFLSYTRHEYFRRILCSLLGEWAENGEAPNDLAWLGGIVADICYGNAKRYFQF